In one Musa acuminata AAA Group cultivar baxijiao chromosome BXJ2-5, Cavendish_Baxijiao_AAA, whole genome shotgun sequence genomic region, the following are encoded:
- the LOC135612858 gene encoding DUF21 domain-containing protein At4g14240-like: protein MHGVNAIVVARMLTTATVAASAAAGGSGAPLLQQQGDIPFGSLLWYAYVGISCVLVLFAGIMSGLTLGLMSLGLVELEILQRSGTPAEKKQAATILPVVQKQHQLLVTLLLCNAASMEALPIYLDKLFNPFVAIVLSVTFVLAFGEVIPQAICTRYGLAVGASLVWLVRILMIICYPIAYPVGKILDCALGHNESALFRRAQLKALVSIHGKEAGKGGELTHDETTIISGALDLTEKTAEEAMTPIESTFSLDVNSKLDWEAIGKILARGHSRVPVYSGNPRNIIGLLLVKSLLTVRPETETPVSAISIRRIPRVPADMPLYDILNEFQKGSSHMAAVVKAKVKTKNILPSDGDKSEENKEPSGESKLTTPLLSKTEEKSDSVVVDVDKCQNKQVNESKPTALQQNNMTAKVVARLSEDTEDGEVIGIITLEDVFEELLQEEIVDETDEYVDVHKRIRVAAAAAASSVARAPSYRRLTKQKSAGALNRQGQQPTGILKKPTEADLHTSRHQVNLVEPISGTKR from the exons ATGCACGGGGTGAACGCGATAGTGGTGGCGAGGATGTTGACGACGGCGACGGTGGCGGCGTCTGCGGCCGCCGGCGGGAGCGGCGCCCCTTTGCTTCAGCAGCAGGGGGACATCCCGTTCGGGTCGCTGCTGTGGTACGCATACGTGGGGATCTCCTGCGTGCTCGTACTGTTCGCGGGGATTATGTCCGGGCTTACCTTGGGGTTGATGTCGCTCGGCCTCGTCGAGCTCGAGATCCTGCAGCGCAGCGGAACCCCTGCCGAGAAGAAGCAGGCAG CTACAATTCTTCCTGTTGTTCAAAAGCAGCATCAGCTTCTTGTGACTTTGCTTTTGTGTAATGCGGCTTCCATGGAG GCTCTTCCTATATACCTTGATAAGTTATTCAATCCATTTGTCGCTATTGTCTTGTCCGTAACCTTCGTTCTGGCTTTTGGAGAG GTTATTCCTCAAGCCATATGTACAAGATATGGATTAGCAGTTGGTGCTAGCTTGGTATGGCTAGTTCGAATTTTAATGATCATCTGCTATCCTATTGCTTATCCTGTTGGCAAG ATTCTAGATTGTGCACTTGGACATAACGAATCTGCACTTTTTAGACGTGCTCAGTTAAAAGCTCTTGTCTCTATCCATGGCAAGGAG GCTGGTAAAGGTGGTGAGCTCACGCATGATGAAACTACAATTATTAGTGGAGCACTTGATTTGACCGAAAAG ACAGCTGAGGAGGCTATGACACCCATTGAGTCGACATTCTCATTAGATGTCAATTCAAAATTAGACTG GGAAGCTATTGGCAAAATCCTTGCTCGGGGCCACAGCCGAGTCCCTGTTTATTCAGGAAACCCAAGAAACATTATAGGCCTTCTGTTG GTGAAAAGTCTTCTTACAGTTCGTCCTGAGACTGAAACACCTGTTAGTGCCATTTCTATAAGACGGATCCCAAG GGTTCCAGCTGACATGCCTCTCTATGACATACTAAATGAATTTCAGAAAGGAAGCAGTCATATGGCTGCTGTAGTGAAAGCTAAAGTGAAAACTAAGAATATCCTACCTTCTGATGGTGACAAATCTGAAGAAAATAAAGAACCAAGTGGAGAGTCCAAACTGACGACTCCTTTGTTATCTAAAACAGAGGAAAAGTCAGATAGTGTTGTCGTTGATGTTGACAAGTGCCAAAATAAACAGGTCAATGAGAGTAAACCAACAGCTTTGCAACAGAATAATATGACAGCGAAAGTAGTCGCTCGTCTATCAGAAGATACTGAAGATGGGGAGGTTATTGGTATCATAACCCTTGAGGATGTTTTTGAAGAACTCTTACAA GAAGAAATAGTGGATGAGACAGACGAATATGTTGATGTTCATAAAAG GATACGTGTggctgctgccgctgctgcttctTCAGTTGCACGAGCTCCATCCTACAGGAGGTTAACTAAACAAAAATCAGCA GGAGCTTTAAATCGGCAAGGACAACAGCCCACCGGAATCCTAAAGAAACCCACCGAAGCAGATTTGCATACTTCACGACATCAAGTGAATCTTGTGGAACCAATATCAGGAACCAAGAGATAA
- the LOC135612859 gene encoding probable protein phosphatase 2C 35: MGCVQSKCYGRCARLCCCHYQPSSLATDDAGEGADSFRIHETDSPQRRGLSSAGGSLGSATVPSAGLCLRYASLTQRGYYPDSPDRANQDSFCVRTNFQANPDLHFFGVFDGHGQFGAQCSDFVRDKLADILASDARLSEDPIKAYQSAFLATNSSLHDSEIDDSMSGTTAITVLVSGGALYVANVGDSRAVAGVWNGNRVVAEDLSSDQTPYRKDEYERVRLSGARVLCVDQVEGMMDPDIQSWGDEEDGDGDPPRLWVQNGMYPGTAFTRSVGDSTAESIGVIAIPEVKTVKITPNHLFFVVASDGIFEFLSSQAVVDMVSRFVDPQDACSAIAAESYKLWLEHENRTDDITIIVVQIKDMVASYAEATNETIHTSNSIPLSPAKVKAQRHIVSQSDTNHPIKGSCQELQSGPPDSLANFSPSYVARSPTHSVHLKEINPD; encoded by the exons ATGGGCTGCGTGCAGAGCAAGTGCTATGGCCGCTGCGCGAGGCTCTGCTGCTGCCACTACCAGCCCTCCTCCTTGGCCACCGACGACGCCGGCGAGGGCGCTGACTCCTTCAGGATCCACGAGACTGACTCCCCGCAGCGCCGGGGGCTCTCCAGCGCGGGCGGCTCGCTCGGCTCCGCCACCGTCCCTTCCGCTGGTCTCTGCCTTCGTTACGCCTCCCTCACGCAGCGCGGCTACTACCCCGACTCTCCCGACCGCGCCAACCAGGACAGCTTCTGTGTCAGGACCAACTTCCAGGCCAACCCCGACCTCCACTTCTTCGGTGTCTTCGATGGCCATGGCCAGTTCGGCGCTCAGTGCTCCGACTTCGTCCGCGACAAGCTCGCAGACATCTTGGCCAGCGATGCTCGCCTGTCGGAGGACCCCATTAAGGCCTATCAGTCCGCTTTTCTGGCAACTAATTCCTCGCTGCACGACAGCGAGATCGACGATTCGATGAGCGGCACGACCGCTATCACTGTTCTTGTCAGTGGTGGAGCACTTTATGTGGCGAATGTGGGGGATTCACGGGCGGTGGCTGGGGTTTGGAATGGGAACCGCGTCGTGGCCGAGGACTTATCGAGTGACCAGACGCCGTACCGGAAGGATGAGTATGAGAGGGTGAGGCTCTCCGGGGCGAGGGTGTTGTGCGTTGATCAGGTGGAGGGGATGATGGATCCTGACATACAGAGCTGGGGCGATGAGGAGGACGGCGATGGGGATCCACCAAGGCTGTGGGTGCAGAATGGCATGTATCCTGGCACGGCGTTCACGAGGAGTGTGGGAGACTCGACAGCCGAGAGTATAGGGGTGATTGCCATTCCGGAGGTTAAGACTGTGAAGATCACACCAAACCATCTCTTCTTTGTCGTGGCAAGTGATGGAATCTTTGAATTCCTATCAAGTCAAGCGGTGGTTGACATG GTATCCAGGTTTGTTGATCCTCAGGATGCCTGCTCAGCCATTGCTGCTGAATCTTACAAATTGTGGTTAGAGCATGAAAACCGGACAGATGATATAACAATTATTGTTGTGCAGATCAAAGACATGGTTGCT TCATATGCCGAGGCAACCAATGAAACCATCCATACCAGCAACAGTATTCCCCTAAGTCCAGCGAAAGTAAAAGCCCAGAGGCACATAGTATCACAGTCCGATACTAACCATCCAATAAAAGGCAGCTGCCAGGAGCTGCAGTCAGGCCCTCCAGACTCCTTGGCCAACTTTAGTCCTTCATATGTTGCAAGATCTCCAACTCACTCTGTTCATTTAAAAG AGATTAATCCAGACTGA